One region of Anaeromyxobacter paludicola genomic DNA includes:
- a CDS encoding ribonuclease HI family protein, producing MAKQVLAELLRFIAANEELPRTLARYKGWDRDTLGKFLAAAADRIEEAEAAQAPASGGKSGAMKVRKASEVEKAARASAEELEAAMNESKAEREQKKKARAAAAAEERERAATEAAAPPPCTRLFTDGAARGNPGPAGAGAVIVNPAGHIVAKVGKFLGESTNNVAEYMGLILGLKRARAMGIKELEVLADSELLVRQLDGTYAVKAEHLAPLHAEAKALLAAFPQVSVRHIPREQNAAADEMSNRAIDERL from the coding sequence GTGGCGAAGCAGGTCCTCGCCGAGCTGCTCCGGTTCATCGCGGCCAACGAGGAGCTCCCGCGCACCCTCGCCCGCTACAAGGGCTGGGACCGGGACACCCTCGGCAAGTTCCTCGCCGCCGCCGCCGACCGCATCGAGGAGGCCGAGGCCGCCCAGGCCCCGGCCTCCGGCGGGAAGTCCGGCGCGATGAAGGTCCGCAAGGCGAGCGAGGTCGAGAAGGCCGCGCGCGCCTCCGCCGAGGAGCTCGAGGCGGCGATGAACGAGTCGAAGGCGGAGCGCGAGCAGAAGAAGAAGGCCCGCGCCGCCGCCGCCGCCGAGGAGCGGGAGCGGGCCGCCACCGAGGCGGCCGCCCCGCCGCCGTGCACGCGCCTCTTCACCGACGGCGCGGCCCGCGGCAACCCCGGCCCTGCCGGCGCGGGCGCGGTCATCGTCAACCCGGCCGGCCACATCGTCGCCAAGGTGGGCAAGTTCCTCGGCGAGAGCACCAACAACGTCGCCGAGTACATGGGGCTCATCCTCGGGCTCAAGCGCGCCCGGGCCATGGGCATCAAGGAGCTCGAGGTCCTCGCCGACTCGGAGCTCCTCGTCCGCCAGCTCGACGGCACCTACGCCGTCAAGGCCGAGCACCTCGCCCCGCTCCACGCCGAGGCCAAGGCGCTCCTCGCCGCGTTCCCGCAGGTGAGCGTCCGCCACATCCCGCGCGAGCAGAACGCGGCGGCGGACGAGATGTCCAACCGCGCCATCGACGAGCGCCTCTAG